A genomic stretch from Campylobacter lari subsp. concheus includes:
- the rpsQ gene encoding 30S ribosomal protein S17, producing MAFKREIQGVVVQIAGDKTATILVERKVVHPKYRKIVKRFKKYLIHDERNELKVGNTVVAIECRPLSKRKSFRLKTIVSAGVE from the coding sequence ATGGCATTTAAAAGAGAAATTCAAGGCGTTGTTGTTCAAATTGCTGGAGATAAAACAGCAACAATTTTGGTTGAAAGAAAAGTGGTTCACCCAAAATACAGAAAAATCGTAAAACGCTTTAAAAAATATTTAATTCATGATGAAAGAAATGAACTTAAAGTGGGAAATACTGTAGTTGCTATTGAATGTAGACCACTTTCTAAGAGAAAATCGTTTCGCTTAAAAACTATAGTATCAGCAGGAGTTGAGTAA
- the rplN gene encoding 50S ribosomal protein L14 — translation MIQSFTRLAVADNSGAKELMCIKVLGGSKRRYATVGDVIVASVKKALPNGKVKKGQVVKAVIVRTKKEIHRDNGSLIRFDENAAVILDAKREPIGTRIFGPVGREVRYGGFMKIVSLAPEVL, via the coding sequence ATGATTCAAAGTTTTACTAGGCTTGCAGTTGCTGATAATAGCGGTGCAAAAGAATTAATGTGTATTAAGGTTTTAGGTGGTAGTAAAAGAAGATACGCTACTGTTGGTGATGTAATCGTTGCATCTGTAAAAAAAGCTCTACCAAATGGTAAAGTTAAAAAAGGTCAAGTAGTAAAAGCAGTTATCGTTAGAACTAAAAAAGAAATTCATAGAGATAATGGTTCTTTAATTCGTTTTGATGAAAATGCAGCAGTTATTCTTGATGCTAAAAGAGAGCCTATCGGAACGCGTATTTTTGGACCAGTAGGTCGTGAAGTAAGATATGGTGGCTTTATGAAAATTGTTTCACTAGCACCGGAGGTGTTGTAA
- the rplX gene encoding 50S ribosomal protein L24 has protein sequence MKLKIKKNDMVKIIAGDDKGKTGKVLAVFPKTNKVIVEGCKIAKKAVKPSDKNPNGGFINKEMPMDISNVAKAGE, from the coding sequence ATGAAATTAAAAATTAAAAAGAATGATATGGTAAAAATTATCGCAGGCGATGACAAAGGTAAAACAGGTAAAGTTTTGGCAGTATTTCCTAAAACAAATAAAGTAATTGTTGAGGGTTGTAAAATCGCTAAAAAAGCTGTTAAGCCAAGTGATAAAAATCCAAATGGCGGTTTTATCAATAAAGAAATGCCAATGGATATTTCAAATGTAGCAAAGGCAGGAGAATAA
- the rplE gene encoding 50S ribosomal protein L5 → MMRLKEKYTQNIKPALVKEFDIKNPMLIPFIEKIVISVGAGELAKDQKVLQNVADTISLIAGQKAVITKAKKSVAGFKVREGFPVGVMVTLRKDNMYAFLDKLITIALPRVKDFRGLPRDGFDGRGNYNFGLDEQLMFPEVEYDKILRTHGMNISIVTTAKSDKEAQKLLELFGVPFAKGK, encoded by the coding sequence ATGATGAGATTGAAAGAAAAATATACTCAAAATATCAAACCTGCTTTAGTAAAAGAATTTGATATCAAAAATCCTATGCTTATTCCTTTTATTGAAAAAATTGTAATCAGCGTAGGTGCTGGGGAATTAGCAAAAGATCAAAAAGTATTACAAAATGTTGCAGATACTATTTCATTGATCGCTGGGCAAAAAGCAGTTATTACAAAAGCCAAAAAATCAGTTGCTGGTTTTAAAGTAAGAGAAGGCTTTCCAGTAGGAGTAATGGTAACATTAAGAAAAGACAATATGTATGCTTTTTTAGATAAGCTTATTACTATAGCTCTTCCTCGTGTTAAAGACTTTAGAGGTCTTCCAAGAGATGGTTTTGATGGAAGAGGAAACTATAACTTTGGTTTAGATGAGCAGTTAATGTTCCCAGAAGTTGAATATGATAAAATATTAAGAACTCATGGTATGAACATTTCTATCGTTACAACAGCAAAATCAGATAAAGAGGCACAAAAATTATTAGAATTATTTGGCGTGCCATTTGCAAAAGGAAAGTAA
- a CDS encoding type Z 30S ribosomal protein S14 encodes MAKKSMIAKAARKPKFSVRGYTRCQICGRPHSVYRDFGICRVCLRKMANEGLIPGLKKASW; translated from the coding sequence ATGGCTAAAAAATCAATGATTGCAAAAGCTGCCCGCAAACCTAAATTTAGTGTTAGAGGGTATACTAGATGCCAAATTTGTGGAAGACCACATTCAGTTTATAGAGATTTTGGAATTTGCAGAGTTTGCTTAAGAAAAATGGCAAATGAAGGTTTAATTCCTGGTCTTAAAAAAGCAAGTTGGTAA
- the rpsH gene encoding 30S ribosomal protein S8, producing the protein MINDLISDSLTRIRNAGMRRLETTQLLHSKVIEALLGIFQAKGYIESFNVIEEDKKKFINVVLKYDEKGKSVINEVKRISKPGRRVYKGKDEIKRFKNGYGTIVVSTSKGVLANDEAYKAGVGGEVLCTIW; encoded by the coding sequence ATGATAAATGATTTAATTTCAGATTCACTAACAAGAATTAGAAATGCAGGGATGAGAAGATTAGAAACTACTCAACTTTTGCATTCTAAAGTTATCGAAGCTTTACTTGGAATTTTCCAAGCTAAAGGCTATATTGAAAGCTTTAATGTTATTGAAGAGGATAAAAAGAAATTCATCAATGTAGTTTTAAAATACGATGAAAAAGGTAAAAGCGTAATTAATGAAGTTAAACGTATTTCTAAACCTGGTCGTCGTGTTTATAAAGGCAAAGATGAGATTAAAAGATTTAAAAACGGTTATGGTACTATTGTAGTAAGTACTTCAAAAGGTGTTTTAGCTAACGACGAAGCTTACAAAGCAGGCGTTGGCGGTGAAGTTTTATGTACTATTTGGTAA